The genomic stretch TGTGCGTGCGTATGTGCGTGCGTGTGTGCATGCGCGCATGCGCGCACGGcaaatgtatatatacaaGACGTCTATTCCCTGGCAGCCTTGGCCATGTAGGCTACGATGTCATCTCTATCCTTTTGTTTCTTCAACCCACCAAAGGCCATCTTGGTGCCCGGTATGTATTTCTTTGGGTTTTCCAAGTAGGCCTTCATATTTTCTTCGTCCCAAGCGACATCGGCCTTGATGTTGGCGTCGGTATAAGAGTAACCTGCCATGGTCCCGGAATGTCTTTCAAAGACACCGTGCAAGTTTGGACCGACCTTGTGAGGGCCGCCCTTTTCTATGGTATGACATTGTTGACATCTAGTTTTGAATAGGTTGGCACCTTTTTTGGCGGAACCACCTTTGCTTTCTTTACCTTCTTTAGCCATTGTGAAAAGTGATACGAGTTGTGAGTGTTGGTGCTGAGCGTTGACCGTTGAGTGTTGACCGTTGAGTGTTGACCGTTGAGTGTTGACCGTTGACCGTTGACCGTTGACCGTTGACCGTTGACCGTTGCGTTTGTTTGAGAAGCAACTGGAAAagcaaaatcaaaatcaaactCCAAAAGTGCCAATGTCAATGCCAATGCCCATGCCAATGTATAGGAATATCGTAGGCTTTATATAGCAGAAAGGATTACTACAATAAGCACGCGGATCGTTCGGGGATGACGGAGAGGATACATCGGGCGGGTAACGGGTGGCGAATCGGGTGCGGGGGAATGCGGGACAGATCGGGTATAAAAAGCTGGGAGGCAGCCAGCACAGGGAGAAGGAGAGGCCAAGTAACAGAAAAAGCAAGCCGCACGGAATCGCACAGACCACACAAGATGCAACAAGAAGTAAAGGCTTACCTATTGGATATCGAGGGCACCGTATGTCCGATAAGCTTTGTCCACAAGCAGTTGTTCCCCTATTTCTCCAGCCGCCTGGGGCACGTGATCGCAACGCATTTCGGCACTGGTGATGAAATAGACGCCGTGTTGCAACAGTTCCCGGCTGTGGAATCAGCCACCGTGTTGCAAGACTACATTGCAGATCTTGTGGCACGTGACGTCAAGGACGCCACGTTGAAATCTTTGCAAGGGATTGTATGGGCCGAAGGATATTCGTCGGGCGAGATTGAATCGCCTGTGTATTCGGATGCCATCCGTCTGATCAAAGAGACCCGTGTACCTGTGTACATCTATTCCAGCGGGAGTGTAGCCGCCCAGAAGCAGATGTTCGGGCATGTCAAAGAGGCAGGCGACCTGTGTCCACAGCTGCGCGGCTATTTCGACATTCCCTCTGCGGGTCCCAAGATGGAGGCTTCTTCGTACAAGAAGATAGTTGCGGAACTGGGAGTCGAGGCAAAGAGTGTGCTGTTTCTCAGCGACAATCCCCGTGAGTTGCATGCGGCACGTGCAGCAGGACTGGCCACGGGGTTAGCCTTAAGACCGGGGAATGGTCCGGTCTCGGCAGCCGACCAGGCCGAGTTCACCGGATACACAGACTTCTCGGAGTTAAAGTAGCGAGGGTGTGTATATATAGTGTCCCATTATGTAGGTGCATgtatatcattatcaacACGGTCTCCCCTGTAATCTGTATGCGGCACAGTATGCGGCACCCTTGCACCGGTCGAGTGACACATTTGCATTCCCAGTGGCCTGCCTTTCTTTCAGTCCCTATCGCCACTCTATCGCCACCCTATCGCCACCCTATCGCGTCACGTGGTCGCCGGCCTCGGCTCAGCTGCACCCCGAAACGGCGGGTGCGCTTGCGGCATTACTAATTGATCGCCCGTGCCAGACATTCAGTGTTGTTATATAAAGCAAACGATACCACGATGGTAGTGATGCTCTAGTGcataaacaaaaacaaaataccCAGATCCCAAATCCCAAATCCCAAATCCCAAACGCTTCGAAACACTGCCATGTTAACCAGCACCGTTTTCAAACCCTCTGTTCTAAAAGGCCCCGGCATGATGCTGGCCCGTCGTGCCTACCACCCTCGTGTTATCGAACACTACACTCGTCCAAGGAATGTGGGCTCGCTGGACCGCCATAGCCCTTCTGTCGGTACCGGTCTTGTTGGGGCCCCGGCTTGCGGTGATGTCATGCGTCTGCAAATCCAGGTCGATGACCGCACGGGTGTCATCGAGAATGTCAAATTCAAAACGTTCGGCTGCGGCAGTGCCATTGCGTCCTCGTCCTATGTCACAGAGCTGGTCAAGGGCAAACGTCTCGACGAGGCGGCCAGGATCAAGAACACAGAGATAGCCGCCCACCTAAGTTTGCCTCCGGTCAAGCTGCATTGTTCTATGCTTGCGGAGGACGCTATCAAGGCTGCGATTGCCGACTACCGTGCCAAGCGTGCTGCCACTGTGCTGAAATAGGCGGTAGGCTAGTGTGCTTGCCCTAGCGTGCGGCCCCACCGCCGCCTCCCACTGCATTCGACGGGCCACAGCCGCCCGTCCCGATAAGACATGATTTACGCCATCTACGTATTTTATAAACCACGTGGTCGTGAAATCCCCGCGTGTCCACGTCCATGCATGCACGTGACGACCCACTTCGACACCACGTGACCCCACTCCCCCTCCCCTCCCCCTCTCTAGACACATGTTCGAATTCTATACTCTCACACAAACATACATACTTAGTTAGTTACTTACATATACATCTATTGCCAGATCTATATATGAAACCTCACTTCACCTCACCTCTCCTCACCTCTCCGCTACCCCACCCCCCCACTTTCTCTGCACTCTATAATTAGAAACAAAAAGACACCAGCACGCATGCGCCAAAATATCACACCAGATTGGCCCAAAACACGCCACGCCAAATGTGTCACGCCCGATCCAGCCAGCCACGCGCATCCTTCCCTTTCGGGCAACCCCCACTGCCCGATACAGCACCACATAACTCGCCGCATCGGGCAACACACGCCGCCCGATCCGGAAGACGCGCCCGCTCCAGATACGGAAATCCACTGTACCCTCAACAGGCGCCGTTTGTTTACCCACCACCTGAAACACGCATCCAACTAGAACAAGCACAAGTAGTCGCTACTGTAATACCGATGACAAGAGAGAATTCCACCGCGTCCCATTCTAGTTCCTATCTGTCAACAACTATGCTGGCCTGTCTCTCTGACTGGCCACCGCCGCTCACCAGTGTTTTGACACTCTTTTGTTTGCTTGCTATTATTGCtcttttgtttgtttgtttgtttgtttgtttgtttgtttctTGCTTGCTCTTGCTCTTGCTCTtatgttttctttttttcttgctCTGGCCCTGTGGTTTTGGCACTTCCCACCTCGCAAACGCTCCTGCTCCTCTCACTCAAACGTATAAATACCTTGACACTTCTGCTAAATTCTCAAATTCCAACTTCATTCTTCTTCCTTTGTCTCTCTCTTCCATCCTAGACCCTCAAGAAAATACTCTTTCTAACACTCGCTTTATCCGCTTCAACTCAAACAAACTAcactttttaaaaatgcaATTCTCTACTGTCGCTTCCGTCGCTGCTGTCGCCGCCGTCGCCTCTGCTGCCTCCAATGTCACCACCATGACTGCCACTCAAGAATCCACCACTTTGGTCACCATCACTTCTTGTGAAGACCACAGATGTGTCGAAACCACTTCCGATGCCATCGTCTCCATTGCCACCGTCACCGTCGACAACGTCATCACCTCTTACACTACCTGGTGTCCAATTGAAACCACTGCTGCTCCAACTGCCAACAACACTGTTGCCCCAGCTCCATCTACTTCTTCCAAGAACAACGGTTCCACCACCACTACCATCTGTGAAACTTGTACCAAGTCTGTCTACGAAGGTGCTGCTAACAAGGCTTTACCAGCTGCTGGTGCTTTGGTTGCCGGTATCGCTGCCATGTTGatgtaatttatttaaactaCATACTATTTTTGATCTTATATATCTCTTTTCTGTAATTTATACATAATAATCAACATTCTGACTCGACGAAAACACAAGAGGCTTTCGAAAGAAAATCTTCTCAACAAACTCTTCACTTTTTCACTCATTGTGTCATGGGCatcgattttttttttttttcaacctCAAATTGTTGTCACCCAAATGGGTAACCCAAATGGATAACCCACAGACCCTCCGAAAGGGGTAACGCAAacaatgtttttttttctatatatcccgcaaaaaaatcataaatAGCagcttattattttcatttccCCTTCCGGTATATGTCCATTGCCCAATCCGGTATCCCACTCTGCATCCAAAAGTTATCACTTTGCCTATTCCAGATATTCCCTCTTACAGTCTGTTTACTAGATTGAATCAACACTCTCTCCACTCCACTCCACATTCTGACGCATACTTAATTTGCCCTAGATAAACATACACAGATAACAGATCACAGATCACAGATTGTTTGTTGCATCTGCAATTAGTAATTATTACGTGTTGCAAATTGCAAGTTGCGAGTTGCAACCCTTGGCTTGTTCTCGCTTTGCCCTAGCATAACCCTAGTTTTCGATTTCGATTTCCCGTCACCTCCCATCATTTACCgtcattttctttttttctgtcACGGCGATCCCACGGATTTTATCCCATCTCAAATCATTCTCACTAAGCTTTTCATTTTATCGTCGCTTCAATTACTAATCAACCTTGTCATACTGCTTTAGGTATATTAGAAATCATTCATGCTTAGTCAAActcaaagaaaaaaaaaaaaaaaaacatctAAAAAAGActtattcatattcatattcttGCTTAATTTCGAAACATTATCATATAATCCTGATTAGACCCTTTTTTACgaacaaatatatatacatcCGCTCTTGCATTCTTTACTTGTAATTCTCTCTTGCTCAAGCACCATCACAAGTACCACTATCACAAgcgtttttattttttttttctttttttttgtattttccTTTCATAATGTTGGATTCTCCCACATCTTCCTCCTCATCCTCATCCTCGTCCCTCACAAATGCTTTGCCCGATGACACAATCTATACCATCCAAATGGCTACAAAATCATATCTATTATCAggtaaattattatctgtAGATTCTCCCAATAAATTCACCGAATATTTCCAATCACATAAAGatcaaacaaaaatatacgTTTTTGATCGATGTCAAGTAAGTTTTGAATTGATCATCAATTATCTTAGAGGTTGTCCTCttataatagaaaatgaaactCAATTCTCCATCGCATTAGCTGACTCGATGTATTACGATTTATCCAAATTAAGATCCatcttgaaaaatttccCCTTTTATTTCCTCAATGTAAGTAGTAGacatttcaaaatatcCAAAAACCTCATCACCAAATTCGGCGATTATggtaatttcttcaaaattgCAACTGAAACAACTTATTGTTCATTTGAACAATATTATCTATTAAACGATACCACTTCTTCATCACAATCATTAGatgattcaaatgataatactCTCTCTGTTTCATATCCACCGTTGAAACATCCCTTATATTTGGAGAAAAATCCTGATACACTCGCCGATTTGCTAACCATTCT from Henningerozyma blattae CBS 6284 chromosome 4, complete genome encodes the following:
- the CYC7 gene encoding cytochrome c isoform 2 (similar to Saccharomyces cerevisiae CYC7 (YEL039C) and CYC1 (YJR048W); ancestral locus Anc_1.482), whose amino-acid sequence is MAKEGKESKGGSAKKGANLFKTRCQQCHTIEKGGPHKVGPNLHGVFERHSGTMAGYSYTDANIKADVAWDEENMKAYLENPKKYIPGTKMAFGGLKKQKDRDDIVAYMAKAARE
- the UTR4 gene encoding putative acireductone synthase UTR4 (similar to Saccharomyces cerevisiae UTR4 (YEL038W); ancestral locus Anc_1.481) — translated: MQQEVKAYLLDIEGTVCPISFVHKQLFPYFSSRLGHVIATHFGTGDEIDAVLQQFPAVESATVLQDYIADLVARDVKDATLKSLQGIVWAEGYSSGEIESPVYSDAIRLIKETRVPVYIYSSGSVAAQKQMFGHVKEAGDLCPQLRGYFDIPSAGPKMEASSYKKIVAELGVEAKSVLFLSDNPRELHAARAAGLATGLALRPGNGPVSAADQAEFTGYTDFSELK
- the TBLA0D03900 gene encoding iron-sulfur cluster assembly scaffold protein (similar to Saccharomyces cerevisiae ISU2 (YOR226C) and ISU1 (YPL135W); ancestral locus Anc_8.647), with the translated sequence MLTSTVFKPSVLKGPGMMLARRAYHPRVIEHYTRPRNVGSLDRHSPSVGTGLVGAPACGDVMRLQIQVDDRTGVIENVKFKTFGCGSAIASSSYVTELVKGKRLDEAARIKNTEIAAHLSLPPVKLHCSMLAEDAIKAAIADYRAKRAATVLK
- the TBLA0D03920 gene encoding uncharacterized protein (similar to Saccharomyces cerevisiae YDR134C (Scer_YGOB_YDR134C) and CCW12 (YLR110C); ancestral locus Anc_8.301), with translation MCHARSSQPRASFPFGQPPLPDTAPHNSPHRATHAARSGRRARSRYGNPLYPQQAPFVYPPPETRIQLEQAQVVATVIPMTRENSTASHSSSYLSTTMLACLSDWPPPLTSVLTLFCLLAIIALLFVCLFVCLFVSCLLLLLLLCFLFFLLWPCGFGTSHLANAPAPLTQTYKYLDTSAKFSNSNFILLPLSLSSILDPQENTLSNTRFIRFNSNKLHFLKMQFSTVASVAAVAAVASAASNVTTMTATQESTTLVTITSCEDHRCVETTSDAIVSIATVTVDNVITSYTTWCPIETTAAPTANNTVAPAPSTSSKNNGSTTTTICETCTKSVYEGAANKALPAAGALVAGIAAMLM